The Thermoflexus hugenholtzii JAD2 genome has a window encoding:
- a CDS encoding LysM peptidoglycan-binding domain-containing M23 family metallopeptidase, protein MARGQWGIVAGLILALTLRWIQPAFAQEPVRYTVQPGDTLTRIAARFGTTVEALAEANHLVNPNLIYVGQVLLIPASTASSSPSGRVHAVQPGETLYRIALRYGTTVERLMALNGLRNPHRIFVGQLLRIPEEAPGTPAAWPTPFQDVQIGPAPAVQGRVFPVRVRLSQPAALEARFLGIAFPLAPTPEGGEGLIAVPAMQAPGVYSLGVTARTPDGRTVQVSLPVQVVAGPYGREAIRLPPDRQGLLDPELLRAEREKVLAACTPFEPERRWQGPFRYPVARPEVTSEFGTRRSYNGGPYSSYHEGLDLRGSAGTPVYAPADGLVALAEALVVRGNAVILRHGWGVCSGYWHLQAVAVREGQTVKAGDLLGYVGNTGLSTGAHLHWEIRVRGIPVDPRQWVEGPLP, encoded by the coding sequence CCTTCGCCCAGGAGCCCGTCCGCTACACGGTCCAGCCCGGGGATACGCTTACTCGCATTGCGGCGCGCTTCGGCACCACGGTGGAAGCCCTGGCGGAGGCCAACCATCTGGTCAATCCCAACCTGATCTATGTGGGCCAGGTCCTGCTCATCCCGGCCTCCACCGCCTCCTCCTCGCCCTCCGGTCGGGTTCATGCGGTGCAACCCGGGGAAACCCTTTACCGCATCGCCCTGCGTTACGGCACCACGGTGGAACGGCTGATGGCCTTGAACGGCCTTCGCAACCCCCACCGGATCTTCGTCGGGCAGCTCCTCCGGATCCCCGAGGAGGCCCCTGGGACGCCGGCCGCCTGGCCGACACCCTTCCAAGATGTCCAGATCGGCCCGGCTCCGGCGGTGCAGGGACGGGTCTTTCCGGTGCGGGTGCGCCTTTCCCAGCCGGCTGCCCTGGAGGCGCGCTTCCTGGGCATCGCCTTTCCGCTGGCTCCCACCCCGGAGGGCGGGGAGGGCTTGATCGCGGTGCCCGCCATGCAGGCCCCAGGGGTCTATTCCCTGGGGGTGACCGCCCGCACTCCGGACGGCCGGACGGTGCAGGTGAGCCTTCCGGTTCAGGTGGTGGCTGGTCCCTATGGTCGAGAGGCCATCCGCCTGCCGCCCGATCGCCAGGGTCTGCTGGACCCCGAGCTGCTCCGTGCGGAGCGGGAGAAGGTGCTGGCGGCCTGCACGCCCTTTGAACCGGAACGGCGCTGGCAGGGACCCTTCCGGTATCCGGTGGCCCGGCCGGAGGTGACCTCCGAGTTCGGCACCCGTCGCTCGTATAATGGGGGTCCTTACTCCAGCTATCACGAGGGGCTGGACCTGCGAGGGAGCGCTGGAACGCCGGTTTATGCCCCGGCGGACGGCCTGGTGGCCCTGGCAGAGGCGTTGGTGGTGCGGGGCAACGCGGTGATCCTGCGCCACGGATGGGGCGTATGCAGTGGCTACTGGCATCTCCAGGCTGTAGCGGTGCGGGAGGGTCAGACGGTGAAGGCAGGGGATCTCCTGGGCTATGTGGGGAACACCGGCCTCTCCACCGGGGCCCACCTCCACTGGGAGATCCGGGTGCGGGGGATCCCGGTTGACCCCCGACAGTGGGTGGAGGGACCTC